Proteins encoded by one window of Chryseobacterium foetidum:
- a CDS encoding helix-turn-helix domain-containing protein — translation MDSNDISFENLPRAVAHLVSEIAEIKFLVERKEPPIIPVKRIPIDIIEACQIIGKAKPTVYTLVRKRLIPCYKNGKKLYFFEDELLDWISKGKKKTLQEIQCEAEASFRKNSRKANVDSNQNLQR, via the coding sequence ATGGATAGCAATGACATTTCATTTGAAAATCTTCCAAGAGCAGTTGCGCACCTGGTTAGCGAAATAGCCGAAATTAAATTTCTGGTAGAAAGGAAAGAACCTCCGATAATTCCCGTAAAGAGAATTCCGATTGATATTATAGAAGCTTGCCAAATTATAGGTAAGGCAAAACCTACTGTATATACTCTTGTGCGGAAAAGATTGATTCCTTGTTACAAAAATGGTAAGAAACTCTACTTTTTTGAAGATGAATTATTGGATTGGATTTCTAAAGGAAAGAAGAAAACCTTACAGGAAATTCAATGTGAAGCGGAAGCCAGTTTCAGAAAAAATTCAAGGAAGGCAAATGTGGATTCTAACCAAAATCTACAAAGATGA
- a CDS encoding DUF2214 family protein, producing MHFKYFEYIVIYLSVLVVCVIGGALARISFLGKGGDEYTANIVFWSITALSILFYALIILFLDGIIVLFRKIFPKKGSSENSTEDLIPSENPENVGEKQKQIIDENTPIYLVENSEESIVNQTTESVNLESIRKTQLQQKQQNESVKLQIALDYTRNQFALYVTDEDLDALCNAVSFYSKKEEIPNGISVHTKELSNLNLYHFGWNIWNYFRPIKQEEISKLLKTVFVSLDDVDLDSIKSHLKDEPQKGNIKIQENLADYQKT from the coding sequence ATGCACTTTAAATATTTCGAATATATTGTCATCTACCTTTCCGTTTTAGTAGTATGTGTAATAGGGGGAGCATTAGCAAGAATTTCTTTTCTTGGAAAAGGTGGTGACGAATATACCGCAAATATTGTATTTTGGTCAATCACAGCATTAAGTATATTATTTTATGCACTTATCATTTTATTTCTCGATGGTATAATTGTCTTATTCAGAAAGATTTTCCCTAAAAAAGGCAGTTCCGAAAATTCTACTGAAGATTTGATCCCATCTGAAAATCCTGAGAATGTAGGGGAGAAGCAAAAACAAATAATTGATGAAAATACGCCAATCTATTTAGTCGAAAATTCGGAGGAAAGTATTGTGAATCAAACTACAGAATCCGTAAATCTGGAATCTATAAGAAAAACTCAACTCCAGCAAAAGCAACAGAATGAAAGTGTAAAACTACAAATCGCTCTGGATTATACTCGGAATCAATTTGCATTATATGTAACAGATGAAGATCTAGATGCACTTTGTAATGCCGTAAGTTTTTACTCAAAAAAAGAAGAGATTCCTAACGGTATTTCTGTCCATACCAAAGAATTATCTAATCTAAACCTTTATCATTTTGGATGGAATATTTGGAATTATTTTAGACCAATAAAACAGGAAGAAATTTCAAAATTATTAAAAACTGTATTTGTTTCGCTTGATGATGTTGATTTAGATAGTATCAAGTCACATTTGAAAGATGAACCTCAAAAAGGTAATATTAAAATTCAAGAAAACTTGGCAGACTACCAAAAAACATAA
- a CDS encoding Ppx/GppA phosphatase family protein, whose translation MIIAAIDIGSNAARLLINEVKIQNGKPEFIKLNLLRIPLRLGMDVFTLGKIGEEREKMVLDSMKIFSDLMKVYKVEHYRACATSAMRDAENGKEIIEKVKNHADLSIEIISGDEEATLVYENHVAEGLDKDFAYLYVDVGGGSTELTFYENDKMVYEKSFNIGTIRLLNNLVTEDNWKEMKEEIKTNINSKMQIVAIGSGGNINKVFSMSKTKDGKPMSIAYLKKAYKEFNDLTVEERMTKYGFRQDRADVLVHALKIYNFVMHWADINKIFVPKISVADGLIHNIYERVSGEE comes from the coding sequence ATGATCATTGCAGCGATAGATATAGGAAGTAATGCAGCCCGACTTTTAATCAACGAGGTGAAAATTCAAAACGGAAAACCGGAATTTATTAAATTAAATCTCCTGCGAATTCCGTTGCGATTGGGAATGGATGTTTTCACGCTTGGAAAAATCGGTGAAGAGCGTGAAAAAATGGTGTTGGATTCAATGAAAATTTTCAGTGATCTGATGAAAGTTTATAAAGTTGAACACTACAGAGCCTGCGCCACCAGTGCGATGCGTGATGCTGAAAACGGAAAGGAAATTATTGAAAAAGTAAAAAACCACGCCGATCTTTCCATCGAAATTATCTCCGGAGACGAAGAAGCAACATTGGTGTATGAAAACCACGTTGCAGAAGGTCTTGACAAAGATTTCGCCTATCTTTATGTAGACGTTGGCGGTGGTTCTACCGAACTGACTTTCTACGAAAATGACAAAATGGTCTACGAAAAATCGTTTAATATCGGAACCATCCGTCTTCTCAACAATCTCGTGACAGAAGACAACTGGAAGGAAATGAAAGAAGAAATAAAAACCAACATCAACAGCAAAATGCAAATTGTAGCCATCGGTTCAGGCGGAAACATCAACAAAGTGTTCTCGATGAGCAAAACCAAAGACGGCAAACCGATGTCCATCGCTTATCTGAAGAAGGCTTACAAAGAATTCAACGACTTAACGGTTGAGGAAAGAATGACCAAATACGGTTTCAGACAGGACAGAGCTGACGTTTTGGTTCACGCCCTGAAAATCTACAATTTCGTAATGCACTGGGCAGATATCAACAAGATTTTTGTTCCGAAAATTTCTGTTGCGGATGGGTTGATTCATAATATTTATGAGAGGGTTTCTGGGGAGGAATAA
- a CDS encoding helix-turn-helix domain-containing protein, producing the protein MGFSKLKIPRVCEQCSKPFEAKTVMTRFCSLSCNNKALKEKKKLEKEKVERDTLLQKYKNKIAEVQNREFISVAEATVMFGLSKDTVHRCIKRGIITGINLGSRLTRVKRSDLENLFSAVEIQEEKEVIIEKPNFEVGNCYTISEISSKFHADPGTVTNLIKRNKIPTKKVGSFVYVPKNLIDKIFDGK; encoded by the coding sequence ATGGGATTTAGTAAATTGAAAATACCTAGGGTGTGTGAGCAGTGTTCCAAACCCTTTGAAGCAAAAACAGTTATGACTCGTTTTTGCTCTTTATCTTGTAATAATAAAGCATTAAAAGAGAAGAAAAAACTTGAAAAAGAAAAAGTAGAAAGAGACACTCTTTTACAAAAATATAAAAACAAGATTGCCGAAGTTCAGAATCGGGAATTTATTTCAGTTGCAGAAGCGACTGTTATGTTTGGACTTTCCAAAGATACTGTGCACAGATGTATAAAACGAGGAATCATTACTGGAATTAATCTAGGCTCAAGATTGACTCGTGTGAAGCGATCAGATCTGGAAAATTTATTTTCAGCAGTTGAAATACAGGAAGAAAAGGAAGTAATAATTGAGAAACCCAATTTTGAAGTTGGTAATTGTTACACAATTTCCGAAATTAGTTCGAAATTCCACGCTGATCCAGGAACTGTAACAAACCTAATTAAAAGAAACAAAATTCCGACAAAGAAAGTTGGAAGTTTCGTGTATGTTCCTAAAAATTTAATTGATAAAATTTTTGACGGAAAATGA
- the dnaK gene encoding molecular chaperone DnaK encodes MSKIIGIDLGTTNSCVAVMEGKDAVVIPNAEGKRTTPSIVAFTEDGERKVGDPAKRQAVTNPKKTVYSIKRFIGTHFKEDAKEISRVPYEVVAGPNDTVKVKIDDREYTPQEISAMTLQKMKKTAEDYLGQEVTRAVITVPAYFNDAQRQATKEAGEIAGLTVERIINEPTAAALAYGMDKSHKDQKIAVYDLGGGTFDISILDLGDGVFEVLSTNGDTHLGGDDFDDVIINWMADEFKAEEGVELKSDAIALQRLKEAAEKAKIELSASPQTEINLPYITATATGPKHLVKTLTKAKFEQLSADLVRRSMEPVAKALKDAGLSTSDIDEVILVGGSTRIPVIQEEVEKFFGKKPSKGVNPDEVVAIGAAIQGGVLTGDVKDVLLLDVTPLSLGIETMGSVFTKLIDANTTIPTKKSEVFSTASDNQPAVSIRVGQGERPMFNDNKEIGRFDLTDIPPAQRGVPQIEVTFDIDANGILSVSAKDKGTGKEQSIKIQASSGLSDEEIERMKKEAQENSAADNKRKEEVEIFNKADGLIFQTEKQLKEFGDKLSADKKAAIETAHAELKTAFEAKNGDDVKAKTEALDAAWMAASEEMYAQGQGADAGAQQTQGNAGGAEDVQDADFEEVK; translated from the coding sequence ATGAGTAAAATAATCGGAATCGATTTAGGTACAACAAACTCTTGTGTTGCCGTAATGGAAGGTAAAGATGCTGTTGTAATCCCTAACGCAGAAGGTAAAAGAACGACGCCGTCTATCGTGGCTTTCACAGAAGACGGAGAAAGAAAAGTAGGTGATCCTGCAAAAAGACAGGCCGTAACCAATCCTAAGAAAACGGTTTATTCTATCAAGAGATTTATCGGTACCCACTTCAAGGAAGATGCGAAAGAAATTTCAAGAGTTCCTTATGAAGTGGTAGCAGGACCAAACGATACTGTAAAAGTAAAAATCGACGACAGAGAATATACACCTCAGGAAATTTCTGCAATGACGCTTCAGAAAATGAAGAAAACTGCTGAAGATTACCTTGGTCAGGAAGTAACAAGAGCGGTAATCACTGTTCCGGCTTACTTTAATGATGCTCAGAGACAGGCTACAAAAGAAGCTGGTGAAATTGCCGGTCTTACTGTAGAAAGAATTATCAACGAGCCTACAGCAGCTGCTTTGGCTTATGGTATGGACAAGTCTCACAAAGATCAGAAAATTGCTGTTTACGATTTAGGTGGTGGTACTTTCGATATCTCTATCCTTGATTTGGGAGACGGTGTATTCGAAGTATTGTCTACAAACGGAGATACGCACTTAGGTGGTGATGACTTTGATGATGTAATTATCAATTGGATGGCAGACGAGTTCAAAGCTGAAGAAGGTGTTGAACTGAAATCTGACGCAATCGCACTTCAGAGATTAAAAGAAGCTGCTGAAAAAGCAAAAATCGAATTATCTGCTTCTCCTCAGACAGAAATCAATCTTCCTTATATTACAGCTACAGCTACAGGTCCTAAGCACTTGGTGAAGACTTTAACCAAAGCTAAATTTGAGCAGTTATCTGCAGATTTGGTAAGAAGATCTATGGAGCCTGTTGCAAAAGCATTGAAAGATGCAGGTTTATCTACTTCAGATATCGACGAGGTAATCTTGGTAGGTGGTTCTACAAGAATCCCTGTAATTCAGGAAGAAGTTGAGAAATTCTTCGGTAAAAAACCATCAAAAGGTGTGAATCCGGATGAAGTTGTTGCCATCGGTGCAGCTATTCAGGGTGGAGTTTTAACAGGAGATGTGAAAGACGTACTTTTGTTAGATGTTACACCACTTTCTTTAGGTATCGAAACAATGGGTTCTGTTTTCACAAAATTAATTGATGCGAACACAACAATCCCAACTAAAAAATCTGAGGTATTTTCTACAGCGTCTGACAACCAGCCTGCAGTAAGCATCAGAGTAGGACAGGGAGAAAGACCAATGTTCAACGACAACAAAGAAATCGGTAGATTTGATTTAACAGATATTCCACCGGCACAAAGAGGAGTTCCGCAAATCGAAGTAACTTTCGACATTGATGCGAATGGTATCTTAAGTGTTTCTGCTAAAGATAAAGGTACAGGTAAAGAGCAGTCTATCAAAATTCAGGCTTCTTCTGGTCTTTCTGACGAGGAAATCGAAAGAATGAAAAAAGAAGCTCAGGAAAACTCTGCAGCAGACAACAAGAGAAAAGAAGAAGTTGAAATCTTCAACAAAGCCGACGGATTGATCTTCCAGACTGAAAAGCAATTGAAAGAATTCGGTGATAAATTATCTGCAGACAAAAAAGCAGCTATCGAAACTGCTCACGCAGAATTGAAAACCGCTTTCGAAGCTAAAAACGGAGACGATGTAAAAGCAAAAACTGAAGCTTTGGATGCAGCGTGGATGGCAGCTTCAGAGGAAATGTATGCTCAGGGTCAGGGTGCTGATGCAGGAGCTCAGCAGACTCAAGGTAATGCAGGTGGTGCAGAAGATGTACAGGATGCAGATTTTGAAGAAGTCAAGTAA
- the ppk1 gene encoding polyphosphate kinase 1, which translates to MSLHFNPRDVTWLAFNERVLQEAMDENVPLHLRIRFLGIFSNNLDEFFRVRVAGLKRAMDFKEKVIAESFYQPPSKILQRINEIVITQQADFDKTWKKIQVEMAEQKVFIKTSKNLTAIQKNFVRQYFDEVVESNVIPILLHENTPMPYLRDKSLYLGVAMRKKDWNYHSNYAIIEIPSRFVGRFVLLPTEDLEEKNVMLLEDVITFNLPHIFSYFGYDEFASHSFKVTKDAEMDIDNDIKTNFAEKIEKGLKNRRKGKPTRFVFDKDMDKAMLELLIRKLNLSKKDSIIPGGKIHNFKHFMDFPDVFEYYKKPVERTSFTHQAFEHGERVTDVILKQDVLLSFPYHTYTPVIDLLREAAMDPDVKSIQITAYRLASNSKISNALIYAARNGKDVTVMLELQARFDEESNLKWKEMFEPEGITVLIGIPDKKVHAKLCVIKKRVHNKTLQYGFVSTGNFNEKTAKIYGDHLIMTSDRGIMADINKVFTVLKKPKEDYLSVLKTCKNLMVCPQFMREKIVHHIDKEIEEAKAGRKAQMIIKANSVSDRALITKLYEAAGAGVVIKIIVRGIYCAINQKEFKEKIKAISIVDEYLEHARVMYFYNKGAEDIYISSADWMNRNLDYRIEAAAKITDKNLKKELKDILDIQLRDNVKARILDKKLSNEYISNDEKDCRSQIETYKYLKAKTGVK; encoded by the coding sequence ATGTCTTTACATTTTAATCCCAGAGATGTTACATGGTTAGCATTTAACGAAAGAGTTTTACAGGAAGCAATGGACGAAAACGTACCTCTGCACCTCAGAATTCGTTTTTTAGGGATTTTTTCAAATAATCTGGATGAGTTTTTCAGAGTGCGTGTTGCCGGTTTGAAACGTGCCATGGATTTTAAGGAAAAAGTAATCGCCGAATCATTTTATCAGCCACCTTCAAAAATTCTTCAGAGAATTAATGAAATTGTGATTACCCAACAGGCCGATTTTGATAAAACGTGGAAGAAAATTCAGGTTGAAATGGCAGAACAAAAAGTTTTCATTAAAACTTCAAAAAATCTGACAGCCATCCAGAAAAATTTTGTGAGACAGTATTTTGATGAAGTGGTAGAATCAAACGTGATCCCGATTCTTCTGCATGAAAACACGCCAATGCCTTATCTCAGAGATAAAAGTCTTTATCTGGGCGTTGCGATGAGAAAAAAAGACTGGAATTACCACAGCAACTACGCAATTATTGAGATTCCGTCGCGTTTTGTGGGAAGGTTTGTGCTTTTACCGACAGAAGATTTAGAAGAAAAAAATGTAATGCTTCTTGAAGACGTGATTACATTCAATCTGCCGCATATTTTTTCCTATTTTGGATATGATGAATTTGCCTCACACTCATTCAAAGTCACTAAAGACGCAGAAATGGATATCGACAATGACATCAAAACCAATTTTGCCGAAAAAATAGAGAAAGGCCTGAAAAACAGACGAAAAGGGAAGCCAACCCGTTTTGTTTTTGATAAAGATATGGACAAAGCAATGCTCGAACTGCTGATCCGAAAATTAAATCTAAGCAAAAAAGACAGCATTATTCCTGGCGGAAAGATTCATAATTTTAAACATTTTATGGATTTTCCTGACGTTTTTGAATATTATAAAAAACCGGTTGAGCGTACTTCATTTACCCATCAGGCTTTTGAACACGGCGAAAGAGTGACTGATGTTATTCTGAAGCAGGATGTGCTTTTGAGTTTCCCTTATCATACTTACACACCGGTGATTGACCTTTTGCGTGAAGCGGCGATGGATCCGGATGTGAAATCAATTCAGATTACGGCTTACCGTTTGGCAAGCAATTCAAAAATAAGCAACGCTCTTATTTATGCTGCGAGAAACGGGAAAGATGTGACGGTGATGCTCGAACTTCAGGCGAGATTTGATGAAGAATCCAATTTAAAATGGAAAGAAATGTTTGAACCTGAAGGAATCACTGTTTTAATAGGAATTCCTGACAAAAAAGTTCATGCTAAACTTTGCGTTATCAAAAAAAGAGTTCACAACAAAACTCTTCAGTACGGCTTCGTAAGCACAGGAAATTTCAATGAAAAGACGGCTAAAATCTACGGCGATCATTTGATTATGACCTCAGACCGAGGCATTATGGCAGATATCAATAAAGTTTTCACCGTTCTTAAAAAACCAAAGGAAGACTATCTTTCTGTGCTGAAAACATGCAAAAATCTAATGGTTTGTCCGCAGTTTATGCGTGAAAAAATTGTGCATCATATCGATAAGGAAATTGAGGAAGCCAAAGCCGGAAGAAAAGCCCAGATGATCATCAAAGCCAACTCGGTAAGTGACCGTGCCCTGATTACCAAACTGTACGAGGCTGCAGGTGCCGGAGTGGTTATTAAAATTATTGTGAGAGGAATTTACTGTGCAATTAATCAGAAAGAATTTAAAGAAAAAATAAAGGCTATCAGCATTGTAGATGAGTATCTTGAGCATGCCAGAGTGATGTATTTTTACAATAAAGGCGCAGAAGACATCTACATTTCGTCTGCCGACTGGATGAACCGAAATCTGGATTACAGAATTGAAGCCGCCGCAAAAATCACCGATAAAAATCTGAAAAAAGAGCTGAAGGATATTCTGGATATTCAATTGAGAGATAATGTAAAAGCGAGAATTTTAGACAAAAAACTCAGCAATGAATACATCAGCAATGATGAAAAAGATTGCCGCTCGCAGATTGAAACGTATAAATATCTGAAAGCGAAAACGGGTGTGAAGTAA
- a CDS encoding site-specific integrase, giving the protein MKELLKTKVTVRLRKSEFRKEWFIYLESYPVMIPGKDKVQRIREYLNRSVTTVDFDKKRPARTTQESVSFKPKRDDNGIIVCKSENDRETMFYADSMRKLRQREYDNIELYSELDKIQVEQKEKSQENFVRYFDLLVNKRHKNNSESIQINWYRSIEFLKDFGGEKIMFSQITTKFCENFKSYLLTAKSGSNKKEIISQNTASTYFSVFKAALKQSFIDGYFTTDISAKIKAIPHEESRREYLTLDELNTLVKTPCELEVLKRAALFSALTGLRHSDIQKLTWNEISIENDQAKINFTQKKTKGVEYMPVSKQALQLCGEVGLPTDLIFKNLTDPAWISRPLKKWIESAGITKKITFHNFRHTFATLQLSSGTDIYTVSKMLGHTNVKTTQVYAKVVDEKKNKASTAIQLKNL; this is encoded by the coding sequence ATGAAAGAGTTATTAAAAACCAAAGTTACCGTACGATTGCGAAAATCCGAATTCCGAAAAGAATGGTTTATTTATTTGGAAAGTTATCCTGTGATGATTCCTGGTAAAGATAAAGTTCAGAGAATCCGGGAATATTTGAACCGAAGCGTCACAACCGTAGATTTTGATAAGAAAAGACCTGCAAGAACAACCCAAGAATCCGTTTCATTTAAACCTAAAAGAGATGACAATGGTATTATCGTTTGCAAAAGCGAAAATGATCGGGAAACAATGTTCTATGCAGATTCTATGCGTAAATTACGTCAGAGAGAATATGATAATATTGAACTTTACAGCGAACTCGATAAAATTCAAGTAGAACAAAAAGAAAAATCGCAGGAAAATTTTGTGAGATATTTTGATTTGTTGGTTAATAAACGACATAAGAATAATTCCGAATCTATTCAAATAAATTGGTATCGCTCAATAGAATTTCTAAAAGATTTTGGAGGCGAAAAAATTATGTTTTCGCAGATCACCACAAAATTCTGTGAAAACTTCAAATCATATTTGTTGACTGCAAAAAGTGGTAGCAATAAGAAGGAAATTATTTCTCAAAATACGGCTTCAACTTATTTTTCTGTATTCAAAGCTGCATTAAAACAATCTTTTATTGACGGATATTTTACGACTGACATTTCTGCTAAAATTAAAGCGATTCCGCACGAGGAATCAAGACGAGAATATTTAACACTTGATGAACTTAATACTTTAGTTAAAACGCCTTGCGAACTTGAAGTTCTTAAACGTGCAGCACTTTTTTCAGCTTTAACAGGTCTGCGACATTCCGATATTCAGAAACTAACGTGGAACGAGATAAGTATTGAAAACGATCAGGCAAAAATAAATTTCACACAAAAAAAGACAAAAGGTGTAGAATATATGCCTGTGTCTAAACAAGCATTACAACTTTGTGGTGAAGTAGGTCTTCCAACTGATTTAATTTTTAAAAATCTGACTGATCCTGCTTGGATTTCCCGACCACTCAAGAAGTGGATTGAAAGTGCTGGAATTACTAAAAAAATAACTTTTCATAATTTCAGACACACTTTTGCAACACTTCAACTTTCGAGTGGAACTGATATTTACACAGTTAGTAAAATGCTTGGTCATACGAACGTAAAAACTACGCAGGTTTATGCAAAGGTTGTTGATGAAAAGAAAAATAAAGCTTCTACAGCTATTCAATTAAAAAACTTATAA
- a CDS encoding choice-of-anchor I family protein, with the protein MKNKYLLRGLLPIATLFYGSVSGQSTLVHYWNFNNSTSVAALTTPTTTLLNGSITAVSTGTGSTDTFIDFANGVNQNFNIENLNARNGDASGTHLRYNYPINGNVQFLLPTTGYNNVVVKFTTRRSGSGAGNQNWFYSLDGTTFVPYQTVTSQDANPQLITFDFSAVAGVANNPNFKLKVEFAQGGGGAVGNNRFDNFTVDATPAGGVDTTPPTVAYLPANNVNNASTTVNPTITFNENVRLIDNSAITAASAQNLVELRLNNATGTVVPFTTTFANNTITVIPTAGLVPNQAYYLALKPNLVEDTSDNAVTASTSSTFTTAGTSIALEKNLIKVNENAGTLAFKINVTNPSNATVNLVVKPASFNTANSSDFTLANQTINITPSTTSVTVNIPIIDDTLEEQQAEYFVVGLENPVGATITGDANSTVYIIDNDKAAPVASNQIQLNYIGSFDPSGNSTSSTEIVVHDAATQRLFTISSLTDVFDIINFSNPTTPTVIQTVNMAPYGGITSIAVKNGIIAVASPNGTNPQGNGSVVFFDINGVFLKQLNVGVLPDMITFTPDGTKVMTANEGEPNDAYTVDPEGSISIIDVPTLTVAGIQALTQANVTTLGFTQFNGQEATLAATGGRKVKSTSTLAQDLEPEYIAISPDSQKAWVSCQENNAIIEVNLMTKALTGIWGLGKKDMSLPGNGFDASDNNGEVLIANWPVKAYYNPDAMASYKIGNTNYLVTANEGDEKDLGGFSERTTVGANGYTLDSTIFPNASILKASHNLGRFRVTNVNGNTDGDADFEEIHALGARSFSIFNADTKQLVFDSGDQFERHVAANHPLIFNADNEANGAKTRSRAKGPEPEGVTLGTINGQTFAFITLERTGGVMVYNVTDPNNVTFTDYKHSRSTSAFGGDNGPEGITFIPAANMNNGKAYVIVANEISGTLSMYEVNLYPTLSTGEVKTEKATFNIFPNPVNKGNTLYFNRAQGYELYDMSGKLLGKEKSALTIDTSRLNTGVYLLKTSEGEVKRFIVK; encoded by the coding sequence ATGAAGAACAAATACCTTTTGAGAGGCTTACTGCCGATTGCCACATTATTTTACGGTTCAGTTTCAGGACAGAGCACTCTGGTTCACTACTGGAATTTTAATAACAGTACATCCGTTGCAGCACTCACCACTCCCACTACAACGCTACTGAATGGCTCCATTACAGCAGTTTCTACAGGAACAGGAAGCACAGATACTTTTATTGATTTTGCAAATGGTGTCAACCAAAATTTCAATATTGAGAATTTAAACGCCAGAAACGGAGACGCTTCCGGAACACATTTAAGATATAATTATCCAATCAACGGAAATGTACAGTTTCTTTTGCCTACAACAGGTTATAACAATGTTGTCGTAAAATTTACAACAAGACGTTCGGGATCGGGAGCAGGAAATCAGAACTGGTTTTACTCTTTAGACGGAACTACTTTTGTTCCTTATCAGACGGTCACTTCACAGGATGCCAATCCGCAGTTGATCACATTTGATTTTTCTGCAGTTGCGGGAGTTGCAAATAATCCTAATTTCAAACTAAAAGTAGAATTCGCACAAGGTGGCGGAGGTGCTGTTGGAAACAACAGATTTGATAATTTCACGGTAGATGCAACTCCAGCCGGAGGTGTTGATACTACTCCACCAACCGTTGCTTATTTGCCTGCAAACAATGTAAATAACGCTTCCACAACGGTAAATCCTACAATCACGTTCAACGAAAACGTAAGATTAATCGACAATTCTGCAATTACTGCTGCCAGTGCTCAGAATTTGGTTGAATTGAGATTAAATAACGCAACCGGAACCGTGGTTCCTTTTACTACAACGTTTGCGAACAATACAATCACGGTAATTCCAACCGCTGGTTTGGTTCCGAATCAGGCTTATTATTTGGCTTTAAAACCAAACTTAGTTGAAGATACAAGTGACAACGCAGTAACTGCGAGTACTTCAAGTACTTTCACAACTGCTGGAACAAGCATTGCTTTGGAGAAAAACTTAATTAAGGTCAATGAAAATGCAGGAACTTTAGCATTTAAAATCAATGTTACCAATCCTTCCAATGCGACTGTAAATTTGGTGGTAAAACCAGCATCTTTCAACACCGCAAACAGCAGTGATTTTACTTTGGCGAATCAAACGATTAACATTACGCCTTCTACGACGAGCGTTACGGTAAACATTCCGATCATCGATGATACTTTGGAAGAACAGCAGGCAGAATATTTTGTTGTCGGACTTGAAAATCCTGTCGGTGCAACGATTACTGGAGATGCCAATTCTACTGTTTATATTATCGACAATGACAAAGCGGCGCCGGTGGCATCGAACCAAATTCAGTTAAATTATATCGGAAGTTTTGATCCATCAGGAAACAGTACAAGTTCGACAGAAATCGTAGTTCACGACGCGGCGACACAAAGGCTGTTTACCATCAGTTCTTTAACGGATGTTTTTGACATCATTAATTTTTCAAATCCGACCACGCCAACGGTTATCCAGACTGTCAACATGGCTCCTTACGGTGGAATTACCAGCATCGCTGTAAAGAACGGAATTATTGCAGTTGCCTCTCCCAACGGAACAAATCCTCAGGGAAATGGTTCGGTTGTATTTTTCGACATCAATGGTGTCTTTTTGAAACAGCTTAACGTTGGAGTTTTACCCGATATGATCACGTTCACCCCAGACGGAACAAAAGTGATGACCGCAAACGAAGGCGAACCGAATGATGCATACACGGTAGATCCTGAAGGTTCGATCAGTATTATTGATGTTCCGACTTTAACAGTTGCAGGAATTCAGGCTTTAACGCAAGCTAACGTAACGACTCTTGGATTTACCCAGTTTAACGGACAGGAAGCTACTTTAGCAGCAACCGGAGGACGAAAAGTAAAATCTACCAGCACTTTAGCTCAGGATTTAGAACCTGAATATATTGCAATCAGTCCGGATAGCCAGAAAGCTTGGGTATCGTGTCAGGAAAACAATGCGATTATTGAAGTTAATTTAATGACAAAAGCTTTAACCGGAATTTGGGGATTAGGTAAAAAAGACATGAGTCTTCCAGGAAACGGCTTCGACGCATCAGACAATAACGGAGAAGTTTTAATTGCCAACTGGCCTGTAAAAGCTTACTACAACCCAGATGCAATGGCTTCATATAAAATCGGAAACACGAATTATCTGGTTACAGCCAATGAAGGTGACGAAAAAGATTTGGGAGGTTTCAGCGAAAGAACAACAGTTGGAGCTAACGGTTATACTTTAGATTCAACTATTTTCCCGAATGCTTCTATTTTAAAGGCTTCTCATAATTTAGGAAGATTCAGAGTGACCAATGTGAACGGAAATACTGATGGAGACGCAGATTTTGAAGAAATCCATGCTTTGGGAGCGAGATCATTCTCAATTTTCAATGCAGATACAAAGCAATTGGTTTTCGACAGCGGAGATCAGTTTGAAAGACACGTTGCAGCCAATCACCCATTGATTTTCAATGCTGATAATGAAGCCAACGGAGCAAAAACCCGTAGCCGTGCAAAAGGTCCTGAACCGGAAGGCGTAACATTGGGAACCATCAACGGTCAGACTTTCGCATTCATCACTTTGGAAAGAACCGGAGGTGTGATGGTTTATAATGTAACAGATCCAAACAATGTAACATTTACAGATTACAAACATTCAAGATCAACGTCTGCATTTGGTGGTGACAACGGTCCGGAAGGAATTACTTTCATTCCTGCTGCCAATATGAACAACGGAAAGGCTTACGTCATCGTTGCCAACGAGATCAGCGGAACACTGTCGATGTATGAAGTTAACCTTTATCCTACTCTATCTACAGGCGAAGTAAAAACTGAAAAAGCAACATTCAACATCTTCCCGAACCCTGTGAACAAAGGAAATACCTTATACTTCAACAGAGCTCAGGGTTACGAATTGTACGACATGAGCGGAAAACTTCTTGGAAAAGAAAAATCTGCCTTAACCATCGACACTTCAAGGCTCAACACCGGAGTTTACTTACTTAAAACTTCAGAAGGCGAAGTGAAGAGATTCATCGTGAAATAA